From the Planctomycetia bacterium genome, one window contains:
- a CDS encoding NAD+ synthetase produces MKLIRVAAGVLNQTPLDWDGNKARILAAIEAARASGASILCLPELCITGYGCEDAFHSPALQDTALEVLQEILPATRGLVVSLGLPLLYQQGLFDTVCLACDGRIVGFTAKQFLAGDGLHYEPRWFKAWPKGHRSTIDLAGHDYPIGDVFFDCGGIKIGFEICEDAWVADRPGSDLALRGVDIILNPSASHFSFGKYQVRERFVLEGSRAFNVSYVYANLLGNEAGRAIYDGDAIIASGGELLATGPRFTFDDARVTTALIDIDETRMKQSRTGSFRPDLHGHDSCIETPFAFPHLMPEPVVVHEPRWESGLHVKEEEFARAVSLALFDYLRKSRSQGFVVSLSGGADSAAVACLVAIAVERGVQELGLQRFLAKLGYCARIQTCTTSAEILERLLACVYQATENSGEVTLNAARAVAAAVHAEFMVLDIGGLHRGYLELITKAIGRPLDWKTDDLALQNIQARVRSPGVWMLANLRGALLLATSNRSEAAVGYATMDGDTAG; encoded by the coding sequence ATGAAACTAATTCGCGTCGCCGCCGGTGTTTTGAACCAAACGCCCCTCGACTGGGACGGCAACAAGGCTCGTATTCTCGCGGCGATCGAAGCGGCCCGCGCCTCAGGCGCCTCGATCCTTTGTCTGCCGGAGCTGTGCATCACCGGCTACGGTTGCGAAGACGCGTTCCATTCGCCGGCCCTGCAAGACACGGCGCTCGAAGTGTTACAGGAGATCTTGCCGGCGACGCGCGGCCTGGTCGTGTCGCTCGGGCTGCCGCTCTTATATCAGCAAGGGTTGTTCGACACGGTTTGCCTCGCCTGCGACGGCCGGATCGTCGGCTTCACGGCGAAACAATTTCTTGCCGGCGACGGCCTGCACTACGAGCCGCGGTGGTTCAAAGCGTGGCCCAAGGGGCATCGCTCGACGATCGATCTGGCGGGCCACGACTATCCGATCGGCGATGTGTTTTTCGATTGCGGCGGCATCAAAATCGGTTTCGAGATCTGCGAAGACGCCTGGGTCGCCGATCGTCCGGGAAGCGATCTTGCGCTGCGCGGCGTCGATATCATTCTCAACCCGAGCGCGAGCCACTTTTCGTTCGGCAAGTATCAAGTTCGCGAACGGTTCGTGCTCGAAGGCTCGCGTGCGTTCAACGTTAGTTACGTCTATGCGAACCTGCTCGGCAACGAAGCCGGCCGCGCGATCTACGACGGCGACGCCATCATCGCTTCCGGAGGCGAGCTCCTCGCGACCGGGCCGCGGTTCACGTTCGACGACGCCCGCGTGACGACGGCGCTGATCGATATCGATGAGACCCGGATGAAGCAATCGCGCACCGGCAGTTTCCGGCCCGATCTGCACGGACACGATTCGTGCATCGAAACCCCGTTTGCGTTCCCGCACTTGATGCCGGAGCCGGTCGTGGTGCATGAGCCCCGCTGGGAAAGCGGGCTGCATGTGAAAGAAGAAGAGTTCGCGCGGGCCGTCTCGCTCGCGCTGTTCGATTACTTGCGCAAAAGCCGATCGCAGGGGTTCGTCGTCTCGCTCAGCGGCGGGGCCGATTCCGCCGCCGTTGCCTGCCTCGTAGCGATCGCGGTCGAGCGCGGGGTGCAAGAGCTCGGCTTACAGCGGTTCCTAGCTAAGCTCGGCTATTGCGCTCGCATTCAAACCTGCACGACCTCGGCCGAGATTCTCGAGCGGCTGCTCGCGTGCGTTTATCAGGCCACGGAAAACAGCGGCGAAGTGACCCTTAATGCCGCTCGCGCAGTGGCTGCGGCCGTGCATGCCGAGTTTATGGTGCTCGACATCGGCGGGCTGCATCGCGGTTATCTAGAGCTGATCACGAAAGCGATCGGCAGGCCGCTCGATTGGAAAACCGACGACTTGGCGCTGCAAAACATTCAGGCGCGCGTGCGGTCTCCCGGTG